In the Triticum aestivum cultivar Chinese Spring chromosome 2B, IWGSC CS RefSeq v2.1, whole genome shotgun sequence genome, CCACAATTTTCCTTTCTTTTGTTTGAAACATCCACCTCCTGACCAAGGCCTTTCTGTTTCATTGCCGTCTCCCATATTCTTTGAATAACTCGAACATGTGCTCCAAATATTGCAGCCACATCCTTCTTATCAGTTCTCTTGAACTTGCCTCCTCTACTCTTATGGAGGGTTTCCAAGGACATGTAAGCGGCATATCTCTGTGCATCAGTGAGCCAATTCCTTTGCCTTTGTACTCCTACAATAGCAAtagaataataaaattaattattgcaaGAATATTACAAATTGGTTGCTGGAAATGTAAACAAGAGGCCAACAATAGCATTAAATTCCATGGGATAGGAGTATTGCTTGCTTTGCTTGCTGTAAATATAAACATAAATGCTGGTTGCTGAAAATATAAATGTAAACTAAATTTGTAAATATAAACTAAACTTTATACTCCATGATTGACCTCTATTGCAGGCAAGCAAGCAAATTACTCCATAATTTGTTTTTGCAttgctttttctttttaatttggaGTAGTATGAAAATATTTTGAGGTACACCGCTGTTCTTGCAGCAGTTTCTTTTCCATTCCTAGCTGTCAGAGTATATGTTTATTTACACACATACATGATGTCAGAGTATATGTTGTTTGATGTACACAATGGTTCTTGCGGAGTTTGTTCAGTTTGCCTATAAGCAAATGAGGCAAAAACTGAAATACCCCCGTAGTTGTCCAGGAGACCTCTGTTGCTTGTTGAAAATATAAATGTTGCTTGTTTGCTGAAAATATAAATGTAAATGTTGCTTGCTGAAACTAATGTTGCTTGTGTTATCTCCTTCTTTCTAGTATGCCTTGTGTACCATGACATTTCTTTGTTGTAATTTTAATTACTCCATACAGAAAGAAAGAAAGGCAACACCAAATTTGCTTACTCCACTAAAATGTTAATTACTCCATTCTAGTGGAGTAATCTTTTTCAGCCTTCCATAGAGAAAACTGTGATATCCATTTCATTTGATTTAGCCACTTTACTACTCCATAGCGTAGTAGTGTTGAATAACATGTGAACAAAATGAAGCTTCCTCATATGCACTATTCAATCTTAGCAATCCCTTCTCTGTTACTTCTCTGAGGCATAATTTGATGCAAGATCGGAGTACCTGAATTTTGACCAGCATTGTTGCCTTCTTCTTCAGGTTCTTCGTTGCCTTCTTCGGGTGGAGTGAAATTGAGGTCTAGGACTACCATGCTTGCAATTGGGCCAACGATTTGCTGCTATTGCTGTTGAGGATCTGCTGCCGTTGCTTCTGTTGAGGGCCAGTGATTTGCTACTGTTGATATTGAGGATCTGCTGCTGTTGCTTCTATTGAGGGCCAATGATCTGCTGTTGTTtcttctgttgaggatctgctatCGAAGGGAAGGAGCTACAGTTGAGGATCTGCTACTGTTGCCAGGGGACAAGCCGGCAAGGAGCACCGAGCCTGGAGGTGGTCACGCATGAGAGGAGCTCCTGATCTTCTCCCCTGGCCCCCGGCGAGCTGGACCTTCTGGCGACACGGGGAAGAAGGGAGGTGGTTCTGGGCGAGCTTAAGCTTGCCGGCGAAGTGCTGCTGGGGCCGGCGGCCGGCGAGGTGCCCTCCTGGGGCCGGCAGCGAGGTTCCTGGATGAGCAGGAAGCTGGGCAGGGAGGAGGAGATCCTGGGCGGAGGAGAATCTGGGCGAGGTGGGAAGGGAGGAGATCCTGGCGAGGAGAATCTGGGCGAGGTGGGAAGGGAGAAGCTGGGCGGCGAGGTGTGCGGTGAGCCGGCGACGCGCTGGGAGGCGACGCACTTGGCGAAGCGATCCCGATGGTTTTTGAATTTCAAATTGATCGAAGGGTATTGTTGTCCATTAGCGATTTTTGGGGCTGTCGGAAATCTCCTTCCGCgccttacaaaagtgaacggagggagacgttcccgtcgatgacgaggtgcctacggtgacttcgtaaattttaagatgatatgCTGGCTCAGTCTTTCGAAGATGCTCATAGAGATAGGGATGAATGTATGCGTATGTATATAAACACTTGTTGTACTGTATTAAAAAATATTATCTGTCTTTTATTACCTACTTATTTTCGAGCGCACATATGTGCATGAATCACGACGCGGTTTACTCCAAGCAGAGCATTTCTGCTCAATCACAGTGCACGAGGTCTCGGAAAACGCGGCGTGTTCGCTCGACCAGCGCGCGTTGTTTAATtaatagtactacctccgtctcggtgaataagtcattcgtgtAATTCTAGatgacgatttaactatctaaatatgtattatatgtgacaaaaaatatatatttagaaattaCATCCGTGTAGAAATATAGTGATATACTTtttatgacatataacacatatttaattgctCAAATCGATGATTTAGAACTATGCAAATCACTTATTCCTCCAGACTGTACTAATAATTAATTAGGAGAAAAGGATAAAACAAAAGAGATGCGGGCCAACATTTTACTACTCCCTACTCCACTGCCAACAAAACCTCCACTGCCATTGTCTGCAATGGCGTCTCGGCCTTTCCCACGGGAGTCCCCTCGCTCCCGGCCTCCTAGCTCTAGCTCTCTCTCCGCCTCCGTTCAAATGGGATCCTCGCCTGCGCCTTCGCCTTCGCCTTCGACTTCGCCGCCGATGCCGATGATAGGGAGGGCCGGCAACCTCACCGTCTTCAtcacgccgccgtcgccggccagCACCCCGCGCTCCTCGCGCCCGTCCGACTCCCCAAGGCCGGACTTCTCCACCCCTACCTCCCGCACGGGTACGGCACCGCCTCCGCCGCAGAAGAGCGCtagcccgcccgcgccgccggtCAAGTTCTCGCCCCctgcaccgcccgtgaaggtgtcCCTGCCTCCTGTGCAGGTGCCCCCGCCGCAGTACGGAAAGGCTTCTGCGGGGGGCAAGCACGACGGATCGGTGTTCGGCTTCTTATGGGACGCCGTCGCGCGCGTGCAGGAAGGTGATGGGGGAAAACATTTTCGTCAACTCAATTGCATCTCAGTTTTCTCTTCACATTTCCTGGATTGCGTGTTCTGATGCGCGGGATTCTTCTGGGTTGCCGCAGCGCACGCGAGCCTGGACGAGTACGTCGCCAACTGGTTCGGATTGGATCAGTCTAAGTACCAGTGGGCTCTCAACGACTACTACGATACCACCGGCAAGGTTCGTGCTTTTCGATTTCTCCTCTGCAGTTTCCCTCTAGCTTTGAGGAATCGGATTCCATGCGTGTCCACTTGGTTCTCTTTTTCATTCATGTTCTTAACTGGATCTGCGACTGCATGTGAGAACAATTTGAGAGTAGagtttcatactccctccgttcggaattacttgtctcgggaatggatgtatatagaactaaaatacgtctagatacatccattttcacgacaagtaattccgaacggagggagtacgtactaaTTTTGCAGTCTTTAtaattatgataattattgtgatgaagATTTGGTGGGTGAATTGCATCTGTGGTTGCGCTGCTCTTGTTATCAGTTGAGGTTCAAGTGTTGATTAGGCAGTACTGGTTCCTAGTGCTTACTGCAAAACTAAAGTCAATCTCATCTTGTTATAGTATCTGTAAAGCTGGAAAAGGAAGATAGAAACACAAGGCAAGAATAGATGCCTAATCACACCTTTTAGCTCCTATAGAAATGATGAAGAATTTCCCTGGGCACAAAATGTGCACTAGGCTTGTCATATGTCTAGAGTAGCATACTTTCACTTTGAAGCTTTTGTAAAGTTGTtcccttgttctagctttgagtgcACCGGCTGTTTGAATTGATTATAGCCTCTCAACATACTTGTGTCCGCCTTATGTTTATTCTTGACAATCATCACTGGCAAGCAGGTGAAATAACAGACCTTGTCTTTGCTGTTATGTTATTTGCATCATTCAAGTGCTCATGTCATTAATCTAATTCTACCCTTTAACCTTTAACCATATGTTCAAACGCAGAAATGGCACTAGAGTGATAGGAGGTTTGATTGGGGATTGGAGAGAAACAAGCATAATACTACTAGCGTGTTGCTACAGTTGAAAATAGTTGTCTTTGGTACCATACTTGATGTGTAATTAGTGTATCTATACTTGCGTCATTTCATACTTTGGCCTATATATTGCATAATTTCACATTCATAATACAATTTGGGGTTGAAGGTGGTTGGCGTTAGATTTTGTAATGGTTGGAGTATTTCTAATTGTAGGAGATGTCATCATGTTACAATAATGATATAGCGAATTGGTAGAAGCCTTAGGTCGTTACAAATATAATATTCAGAAAGGATTTGTTGAACCTTTTACCATGGAGATAGTGTTACTATGCCCTCCAGTTCAAAAGGGTAAGTTGTAATGTAATATACTTAAAGTCTCCGTTACTATAATACTTTGAAGGCAAGACACGATATAAATGTTTAAAAAGATATCGATAGCCAGAGTGCACATAATCTAAGAGCATCTACATCCGGATCCCTCAAATTCCCCTATAGGTCCGGGCGGACGGCCCTGTCACTGCCCGGTCACGAAATTGCCACCCAACTGGACCACTCAAAACCCCCCATACGCCCAGGCTGTCCGGCACCCCCCAAACCCAGCCCGTATGTGGGACGGATATGGGGAGACCCTGTCGCGTTCGCCACGTCAGACTGGCCCACCCTAAACCCACAAATATGCGCCCCTAGCCGCAtcccggaccaaaccctagccactcgaCTCCACTTCCAATCCGCTTCCCCCAGCTCCTCTCCAGCATGGCGGGCATCGGATCTGAGTCCGGCAACTCTGGATCCGACGGGTGACGGATCTGAGTCTGGCAACTCCGGATCCATCGACTGGGACCTCGTCCCATGCAAGGAAGAGGAGTTGGCTGTCCAGCTGGTTGTCCGCTGTTCTAGGGAGGAAACCCGTGCTCCGCCATCAGAGTCACTTGGTGGGAATCCATTGCATCCGCGCAAGTGGGGCCTGTATCCGGCAGCTTGGGGCGCATGACCGCGGCAGAACCGGAGGCGACGAGCAGCGGCTGGAGGTACCCGCGCGCCTAACCGGACGGCTCCGGGCTGGCAACACAACCCTTGTGGTGGAGCCTCGCCCCCGTGACGTCGGGCTCTAAGTCCAAGGTCAACGCCGTCATACGGCACGACCACTGATGCGTCAAGGAGCGGCGTGCCCGCCGTACGAGGGAGAAGTTGCGCCATGCTGCAAAGGACAAGAGCGTTGATGCCCTCCATGCCTGCATCCTGGCAAAGCGGCAAGCCCAGACGGCGTGCTCTCGCACTGGAGCAAACCCGGGCACTCCATGCCCTCGGCGGCCTCCCCCCCAAAGAGTAGATTTAACTTGACCCATAGTGCATCTTCGACCGCTACTTATGCGACGAAGAGGGCAAGGGCAAGGGAAGGGCGGCCGTGGGTGAACTTCCTCCATAGCCATAGTTTATAGCTAGTAGAACATGCCAATttttggtagtccgatggcatgtATGAGAACTCTCCAATGCTATGTGTGTTAATCTAGATGAAATGCGTATGCTGGTTTGAACTTTGCATGAAGATTGTTGGAATTGGGGGTTTTCGTGTGAGGGGGACGGCTGTGGACGCGGACATTTGAGGGGTGGCCGGGCGCTGTCCGCGGACGCATCCGGGCACTTGTGacgtatggggggggggggggtcacatTTGTGAGTTGCGGTTGTAGATGCTGTAAACTATTTATTTCTGTGGATGGGAGGGAATATGGTGCAGCATTTCTGTTTCAAAATAAAATCATCCTCAAACCTAGCTATTTTAATATTGTCAAGGCTTAAAGAAAATTGTTGCTTAGATTAGCGGAAATGGGTATATGAAAATATATTCAATGGTGCCCTTTATTGTATCTCTTGGCACTTAGAGCATTGTAAGGCATGGTATGCAAACACATTCTTATGGCTTCTGCAACTGGATTAGCTATATCTAGTGATGAATGCATGTGTGCATTCAGTTCCAGTGATCCGGTCTAACTTCCATTGTCACACACCCCATGCCCCACGGTTCTATCTGCCCCATTGAACTTGGGTTCTGTAGCTGCAATTTAGAAGAATGCTGGATATGATTTACAGTGTAAATATTATTTGATATAAGAATAGGGTTACTAGTTTCCCATCTAGGATTCTTTTTTTTTTTTATCGACTTGATGAATGCGTTCTTCAGGGTTATCAGCCCTTGTGTCTCCAAATCATACCTCCATGCATATGCGGAAGCAATTTCTCAAggggtgtcactcagacgccctgTGGCTGTGGAGTTGTATTTTTTAACCCACTTGTTGCTCCATTCAGTAAAATCTGATCATTTATTACTTGGACCAAATCAGTGAGATGCTTATTTCAATGGACAAAGGTTACATGTTGCATCTTTCTGATGTCGCTGTAGGAAGTGGAATATGGCAAAGCTGGGAAGCCAAAGGagcttactactactactactactactaataaAGTGCAGAAAGTTTAGAAGGTTGGTCCATATGGTTAAACATTCACTCCTTTTTGTTTCTCatccttcttttttctttttgctgaTCGGCTGCATGTTTAATCCTGTTGGCAGCAAACTTCATTCCAGGTTGTGTGTGTAGTGAAGCGAAGTTCTATTTGTTAGATCTTGTCATTGGGGCTTCAAGAGTTTTTGCCTCTTTATCTACCTGATGAAGTAGGGTCTACATTTGACACAAGGGGCACTTGGATCATCGAGAGTCTGAAGttattgttttttgttggctccttTCAGGGTCTGCTGTAATCTGAGACGCAAATTGCGTATTTGCAGTGGCTAAATGTTGCAGTTCAACATCTTATCACATT is a window encoding:
- the LOC123044697 gene encoding formin-like protein 16 codes for the protein MRANILLLPTPLPTKPPLPLSAMASRPFPRESPRSRPPSSSSLSASVQMGSSPAPSPSPSTSPPMPMIGRAGNLTVFITPPSPASTPRSSRPSDSPRPDFSTPTSRTGTAPPPPQKSASPPAPPVKFSPPAPPVKVSLPPVQVPPPQYGKASAGGKHDGSVFGFLWDAVARVQEAHASLDEYVANWFGLDQSKYQWALNDYYDTTGKEVEYGKAGKPKELTTTTTTTNKVQKV